The proteins below are encoded in one region of Planctomycetaceae bacterium:
- the accC gene encoding acetyl-CoA carboxylase biotin carboxylase subunit, giving the protein MFQRILIANRGEIALRIIRACRELGIETVAVFSEADRGSHYLDLADEAWCIGPAPASQSYLLINRIISAAEVGNVQAIHPGYGFLSENAHFAEVCRKCNIEFIGPPHEAMSKLGDKVSARKIAMAAKVPCVPGSEGLISDVNEAVRIAGEIGYPVLIKATAGGGGKGMRVAGNEVSLRAGLQAASAEAEKAFSNAGVYLEKYVERPRHVEVQVLADSHGNAVHLWERDCSMQRKHQKLIEESPAPNLPDKIRSKICAAAVRLIQESGYQNAGTVEFIVDRDHNFYFIEVNARIQVEHPVTEMVTGIDLIKQQILVAAGEKLQFTQQDIPCNGSAIELRINAEDPDNDFRGSPGRISKLRLPGGGGVRFDSHVYENYTISPYYDSMIGKLIVHKPTRDEAISCMRRCLREFVVEGVHTTLPLAKKMFNHSAFVDGTVDTTFVERTW; this is encoded by the coding sequence ATGTTTCAACGAATCCTGATTGCGAACCGCGGCGAGATCGCTCTGCGGATCATTCGAGCCTGCCGGGAACTCGGCATCGAAACCGTTGCCGTGTTCAGTGAAGCCGACCGGGGATCTCATTACCTGGATCTCGCCGACGAAGCCTGGTGCATCGGCCCGGCTCCGGCGTCGCAAAGTTATCTGCTGATCAACCGCATTATCAGCGCGGCTGAAGTGGGCAACGTTCAGGCCATTCATCCCGGCTACGGTTTTCTTTCCGAAAACGCTCACTTCGCCGAAGTCTGCCGCAAGTGCAACATCGAATTCATCGGACCGCCGCATGAAGCGATGTCAAAGCTGGGCGACAAAGTCAGCGCCCGGAAGATCGCGATGGCCGCGAAGGTTCCCTGCGTGCCGGGCAGCGAAGGACTGATTTCCGATGTCAACGAAGCTGTGCGGATCGCCGGGGAAATCGGCTACCCGGTTCTGATCAAGGCCACGGCCGGCGGCGGCGGGAAGGGCATGCGAGTCGCCGGGAATGAAGTGTCGCTGCGCGCCGGTCTGCAGGCCGCCTCGGCCGAAGCCGAAAAGGCGTTCAGCAACGCCGGTGTCTATCTGGAAAAGTACGTCGAACGTCCGCGGCACGTCGAAGTTCAGGTGCTGGCGGATTCGCACGGAAACGCGGTGCATCTGTGGGAACGTGACTGTTCGATGCAGCGCAAGCATCAGAAGCTGATCGAAGAAAGCCCCGCTCCGAACCTGCCCGACAAAATCCGTTCAAAGATCTGCGCGGCCGCCGTCCGGCTGATTCAGGAATCCGGCTATCAGAATGCCGGGACCGTCGAATTCATCGTCGACAGGGACCACAACTTCTACTTTATCGAGGTGAATGCCCGAATTCAGGTCGAACACCCGGTAACGGAAATGGTCACGGGAATCGATCTGATCAAGCAGCAGATTCTGGTCGCCGCCGGAGAAAAGCTGCAGTTCACGCAGCAGGACATTCCCTGCAACGGTTCAGCCATCGAACTGAGAATCAACGCCGAAGATCCGGATAACGACTTTCGGGGAAGCCCCGGCCGAATATCAAAACTGAGACTTCCCGGCGGCGGCGGAGTTCGGTTTGATTCGCACGTCTACGAGAACTACACCATTAGTCCGTATTACGATTCGATGATCGGCAAGCTGATTGTTCACAAGCCGACTCGTGACGAAGCGATTTCGTGCATGAGGCGCTGCCTGC
- the accB gene encoding acetyl-CoA carboxylase biotin carboxyl carrier protein yields the protein MPKTPESDDKGGFDLLKFRRLLQLMEKFGVTEANLTRDGESWKVRRGPKQVAMPAGMSFAAPVASAPLPSAAPASPAPAAAPAAAAAPKGITIDAPTVGTFYSSASPEDDAFVKVGSVVGPETVVCIIEAMKVFNQIPAEKSGRIVEILVENGDAVEFGQPLFRIEPA from the coding sequence ATGCCCAAAACACCCGAATCCGACGATAAAGGTGGCTTCGATTTACTGAAATTTCGCCGTCTGCTTCAACTGATGGAAAAGTTCGGCGTCACGGAAGCCAACCTCACTCGAGACGGCGAATCCTGGAAAGTTCGTCGCGGACCGAAACAGGTTGCGATGCCGGCCGGAATGTCGTTCGCCGCTCCGGTTGCTTCTGCGCCGTTGCCCTCTGCGGCGCCGGCCAGTCCCGCTCCTGCAGCAGCACCCGCCGCGGCTGCTGCACCGAAGGGCATCACAATCGACGCTCCAACCGTCGGAACGTTTTATTCGTCGGCCAGCCCGGAAGATGACGCGTTTGTGAAAGTCGGTTCGGTCGTGGGGCCGGAAACCGTTGTCTGCATCATCGAAGCAATGAAGGTGTTCAACCAGATTCCCGCGGAGAAATCCGGCCGGATTGTTGAGATCCTCGTCGAAAACGGCGACGCGGTCGAGTTCGGCCAGCCGCTGTTTCGAATCGAACCGGCTTAA